ATAAATATTCATTATTTGAATAAAAAATAGTTTATTAAAATGTCGTTGGTGCGACACCAACAATGGCTAGTATCTTTTTGTTGGTGTTGCTATCTAAAACCCAACAAAGACTGAAATATTGATAAAATATTATTAAAATTAATTTTTAATTGCGTCCCAAGACATTTTAAACATTGCTTCTGTCTGTTTTGGAGAAAGCTCTGTTTTCGTTTCTTGTTGTAAGTTTACGAGTGCTGATATTACACCAATAAGCTGACAAACAAGAAGTTCTAATGGTAAATCTTTGACAAGTTCTTCACTTTTTCCTCTTTCTAAAAGATGATAAATAGGAGAAATAAGCTCTTCAGCATGATTTCTGTATTCCTCTTTTATAAATGGTGAACGATAGTATTGGTCTGTGAAAATGGCATATTCTGGATTTTTGGTGTTTATTTCCATTACTCTAAACCAAAGTTTGCGAAAGTTTGCCATAAAACTGTCATTTTCATTATAATCCAAAAAATATTGCTTCGTTTGTTCTTTTTTTATATGAAGATAAAGCGCACTAATTAACTCCTCTTTATCTTTAAAATAAATGTAGAGTGTTCCTGTGGCTAGTTTTGCTTGCTGTGCTACTTTATTCATTTTCAACCCAGTAAACCCATTTTCTAAAACTAATTTCAGAGTTGCTTCATAAATTGCCAAAACTTTATTTTCATCTCTTGCTCTTGCCATAATGTTATGTACTTCTTAATTTGTTTGATGATACAAAGATAGGTGAATATTTATTCACTATCAAGTATTAGATGAATATTTTTTCATTTGTTTTTCTATTTTAGTGCTAAGCTAAAGACTTTTTAGTTCATTGGAATTATTAATACCTTTTGAAAAAGTTTAAAACATTCAAAATTTGATGAGATTAATCTAATTCTACAGAACGAAAAATTAATAATGCCCTAAATTTTCCGTATTTTTGGAAAACCTAATTTTTTGGATTTAATACTCAAATAAACTCAGAATAAAACAGAATATTATGCAACGAGATACTCAAATTTTTGATTTAATAGAGCAAGAACGCCAAAGACAAGAACATGGCATCGAACTAATTGCTTCTGAAAACTTTGTTTCGCCACAAGTAATGGAAGCCATGGGAAGCGTTCTGACAAATAAATATGCTGAAGGATTACCTGCAAAAAGATACTATGGTGGTTGTGAAGTAGTTGATAAAGTAGAGCAGTTAGCTATCGATCGTTTGAAAGAACTTTTTGGTGCTGAATGGGCAAACGTACAGCCTCACTCTGGAGCGCAAGCAAACGCAGCTGTTATGTTAGCTGTTTTGAATGCTGGTGACAAAATTTTAGGCTTTGACCTATCTCATGGTGGACACCTTACACATGGCTCAACTGTTAATTTTTCTGGAAAGTTATATGAGCCTTCGTTTTATGGAGTAGAAAAAGAAACAGGTCTTATCGATTGGGATAAAGTAGAACAAAAAGCAAAAGAAGTTCAGCCAAAATTATTGATTTGTGGTGCTTCTGCTTATTCTCGTGAGTGGGATTATGCTCGTTTGCGTAAAATTGCTGATAGTGTTGGTGCGCTTTTATTGGCTGATATTGCTCACCCTGCTGGACTTATTGCAGGTGGAATTTTGGCTAATCCATTGCCTCATTGTCATATCGTAACTTCTACTACTCATAAAACTTTGCGTGGAGCAAGAGGTGGAATTATTATGATGGGCAAAGATTTTGAAAATCCGTTTGGTATCAAAACGCCAAAAGGTGAACTTAGAATGATGTCTTCTTTGTTAGATTCAGGTGTTTTCCCAGGTACTCAAGGAGGTCCTTTAGAACACGTAATTGCAGCAAAAGCAGTAGCATTTGGCGAAGCTCTCAAACCAGAGTTTAAAACTTATATCAAGCAAGTTGCAAAAAATGCTCAAGCAATGGCAAAAGCATTTGTAGATAGAGGATATGAAATTATTTCAGGTGGAACAGACAATCATTTAATGCTTATTGATCTTCGTAATAAAGATATTACTGGTAAAAAAGCTGAGGGTGTTTTGGTAGCAGCTGATATTACACTCAATAAAAATATGGTTCCTTTTGATGACAAATCTCCTTTTGTTACTTCAGGAATTCGTGTCGGAACGGCTGCCATTACTACCCGTGGAATGATGGAAAGTGATATGGAAAGAATTGTTGAGTTAATCGATAAAGTTTTAACAAATGCTGATGATGAAAAAGTAATTGTTGATGTTCGTGCAGAAGTAAACAACTGGATGAAAGATTTTCCTTTATATAAAGAATTGGAAATGAGTGTTTAATAGTTGTAAGTGATAAGTTATTAATGATAAATGAATAAGAATTTGATAAATTGAATTTCTAGATTCTGTAATGTAGAAGTTTGATTTATCAAATTTTTAATAGAATTAAATCACAGGAAAAATAACGTAGATTTTGAAAGCAAAGAAGATGAAAAATAGTATGTAGTTATTTTTGATTTAATACAGGAATAGTATAAGGTAATTCTTCTAAAAATTTACTCCAATATGGGATTTCATGTGCAAGTACCATTGTATGATAACTTATTTTTTGCTGTTGTGTTGTGCTAATCTCTAAAGAAAGTATATGACTATCAGCTATTGCATTGGCATACATAGAAGACATAAATTTGAGTGAATACTTTAGTTCTTTAATTTCATCAAACTTAACTCTAATCTCTTTATTATTTCTTTTATAATTGATGGATTGATTTTTTGAATCA
This is a stretch of genomic DNA from Bernardetia sp. MNP-M8. It encodes these proteins:
- a CDS encoding TetR/AcrR family transcriptional regulator; the encoded protein is MARARDENKVLAIYEATLKLVLENGFTGLKMNKVAQQAKLATGTLYIYFKDKEELISALYLHIKKEQTKQYFLDYNENDSFMANFRKLWFRVMEINTKNPEYAIFTDQYYRSPFIKEEYRNHAEELISPIYHLLERGKSEELVKDLPLELLVCQLIGVISALVNLQQETKTELSPKQTEAMFKMSWDAIKN
- the glyA gene encoding serine hydroxymethyltransferase yields the protein MQRDTQIFDLIEQERQRQEHGIELIASENFVSPQVMEAMGSVLTNKYAEGLPAKRYYGGCEVVDKVEQLAIDRLKELFGAEWANVQPHSGAQANAAVMLAVLNAGDKILGFDLSHGGHLTHGSTVNFSGKLYEPSFYGVEKETGLIDWDKVEQKAKEVQPKLLICGASAYSREWDYARLRKIADSVGALLLADIAHPAGLIAGGILANPLPHCHIVTSTTHKTLRGARGGIIMMGKDFENPFGIKTPKGELRMMSSLLDSGVFPGTQGGPLEHVIAAKAVAFGEALKPEFKTYIKQVAKNAQAMAKAFVDRGYEIISGGTDNHLMLIDLRNKDITGKKAEGVLVAADITLNKNMVPFDDKSPFVTSGIRVGTAAITTRGMMESDMERIVELIDKVLTNADDEKVIVDVRAEVNNWMKDFPLYKELEMSV